The following proteins come from a genomic window of Coregonus clupeaformis isolate EN_2021a chromosome 2, ASM2061545v1, whole genome shotgun sequence:
- the LOC121533530 gene encoding protein RD3-like codes for MFPWSAVFSLEPKVPGQRTAEELVTNTLMLELGAMVKRTERIRLERATQEGRRQRSSSSADYRWLATAPAHQPYELTPRDLIELQDLCARVPPSQCGPVIVRFRNLVTEIEPEVHEVARLFRTVLRDCVEGEEESEEMRRRSAGWDKQRSKSLSFVTFRSKFRPAPFRGGGLGGSRGNLQEESNWYEEEVEEQEGAANVARAARKGRSMSMPDITPIEQSALG; via the exons ATGTTCCCCTGGTCAGCAGTGTTTTCTCTGGAGCCGAAGGTGCCTGGACAGCGTACGGCAGAAGAACTAGTCACCAACACTCTGATGCTGGAGCTGGGTGCCATGGTGAAGCGCACCGAACGTATCCGCCTGGAGAGGGCGACACAAGAGGGCCGGCGCCAACGCAGCTCCTCCTCTGCTGACTACAGATGGCTGGCCACTGCCCCCGCCCACCAACCCTACGAGCTGACCCCCCGAGACCTGATAGAGCTGCAGGACCTGTGTGCCAGGGTGCCACCGTCTCAGTGTGGCCCTGTCATTGTCAG GTTCAGGAATCTGGTGACGGAGATCGAGCCGGAGGTTCACGAGGTGGCTCGTCTGTTCCGCACGGTTCTCCGTGACTGtgtggagggagaagaggagagcgaggagatgaggaggaggtcaGCCGGCTGGGACAAACAACGCAGCAAGAGCCTCTCCTTCGTAACCTTCCGCTCCAAGTTCCGCCCCGCTCCTTTCAGGGGCGGGGGCCTGGGCGGGTCGCGCGGCAACCTGCAGGAGGAGTCGAACTGGTacgaggaagaggtggaggagcagGAGGGAGCAGCGAATGTGGCGAGAGCGGCCAGGAAAGGGAGGAGTATGAGCATGCCTGATATCACCCCCATCGAACAGAGTGCACTTGGCTGA
- the LOC121533526 gene encoding syntaxin-5, translating to MTCRDRTNEFQSACKSLQTRQNGVQPTKPALSALKQRSDFTLMAKRIGEDLSKTFAKLEKLTILAKRKSLFDDKAVEIEELTYIIKQDINSLNKQIAQLQDLIRSRGAPSGRHIQTHSNTIVVSLQSKLASMSNDFKSVLEVRTENLKQQKSRREQFSQPPVSSSPLLANNFKSSVLMQDESRSMGGEVAIDMDNQSNPLQLQLIDEQDSYIQSRADTMQNIESTIVELGSIFQQLAHMVKEQEETVQRIDANVEDTQLNVDMAHTEILKYFQSVSSNRWLMVKIFLVLIVFFIVFVVFLA from the exons ATGACGTGCAGGGATCGCACCAACGAGTTTCAGTCCGCTTGCAAATCCCTACAGACCAGAcag AATGGCGTTCAGCCCACCAAGCCAGCCCTCAGTGCTCTCAAGCAACGCAGTGACTTCACCCTCATGGCCAA GAGAATAGGGGAAGACTTGAGTAAAACGTTTGCTAAACTAGAGAAACTCACTATAT TGGCTAAAAGAAAATCTCTATTTGATGACAAGGCAGTGGAGATTGAGGAGTTAACCTACATCATCAAGCAG GACATTAACAGCCTGAACAAGCAGATAGCCCAGCTGCAGGATCTGATCCGTTCACGTGGAGCGCCCAGTGGCAGACACATCCAGACCCATTCCAACACCATCGTCGTCTCCCTGCAG tCCAAACTGGCGTCTATGTCCAATGACTTCAAGTCAGTTCTAGAAGTAAGAACAGAG AACCTGAAGCAGCAGAAGAGCAGAAGAGAACAGTTCTCTCAGCCTCctgtctcttcttctcctctcctcgccaACAACTTCA AGAGTTCAGTGTTGATGCAGGATGAGTCCAGGAGTATGGGGGGTGAGGTGGCCATCGACATGGACAACCAGTCTAACCCTCTACAGCTCCAGCTCATTGATGAGCAG GACTCGTACATCCAGAGCCGTGCAGACACCATGCAGAACATTGAGAGCACTATCGTAGAGCTGGGCTCCATCTTCCAGCAGCTGGCTCACATGGTgaaggagcaggaggagacagtacagag GATTGATGCTAACGTGGAGGACACCCAGCTCAACGTGGACATGGCTCACACAGAGATCCTCAAGTACTTTCAGTCTGTGTCCTCCAACCGCTGGCTCATGGTCAAGATCTTCCTCGTCCTCATCGTGTTCTTCATCGTCTTCGTGGTCTTCCTCGCCTGA